A region of the Corynebacterium endometrii genome:
GGGCTTGGGAGACTACTTCGGCGCGGTGGAGTATGCGGGAAATACCGCTTGGCAGGCCTCGGAATCGCCGCAGTGGTTTGACGTGGTCCGCCGCCTGCACCCCGACGCGGACGGCCCGTACTCCTGGTGGACCTACCGTGGGCAGGCCTTCAACAATGACGCCGGGTGGCGCATCGACTACCAGGCGGCCACTAAGCCCATGCTTGACCGCGCGGAACGCACCTGGGTGGACCGCGCCGATAGCGTGGAGATGCGCTGGTCTGATCATTCGCCGGTGGTTGTTGAGTATCGCTAAACTTCTCCGGTGCCCTTGACCCGCACCCGCGCAATGGTAGACTAGCCGGGTCCTGAACCAAGTTTTTAAACGAACTCACACTTCCTGGAGTAAATAGCATGGCAAGCGCAATTATTGAATTGGTGCTGGGGGTTATCCTCCTAGCGGTAGGCCTGTGGTGGTGGACCGTTATGGGTCCGTCCTTCGCATTCCTTGCTCCAACCATCCTCGCGGGTGTTGGCGGTGCTCTAATCGTGGCTGCGATCGCAACCTTCCTCGATATCAAGAGCCCTACCTCCCGCAAGCTGTAGAAGCATCGACGATCTAGCACTCCACGTGCTAGCGGCGGCGTACCCTTTAATCCGGTACGCCGTTTTTTATTGCTCCCATAGGGCCTTAAAGTAGGAAGACATGTCTGAAGAAACCACCACCCCAACCCCCGCCGCAGGCTCCCGCATCCTGTCCGGCATTCAGCCCACCGCTGATTCTTACCACCTGGGTAACTTCCTGGGCGCGTTGAAGCAGTGGATCGATCTGCAGGAGGGCTATGACGCCTTCTACTTCATCCCCGATCTCCATGCCATCACGGTGGATCAGGATCCTGCCGAGCTGCGCGAACGCACCATCGCCGGCGCGGCGCAGCTGATTGCGCTGGGCATTGACCCAACCCGCTCCACCCTGTTTGTCCAGTCCCACGTGCCAGCCCACGCCGAGCTGACCTGGGTGCTGCAATGCCTGACCGGCTTCGGTGAGGCCTCCCGCATGACGCAGTTCAAGGACAAGTCCGCAAAGCGCGGTTCTGACCGCACCTCCGTGGGCCTTTTTACCTACCCCATGCTCATGGCGGCCGATATCCTGCTCTACTCCCCGCATTACGTGCCGGTGGGCGAGGATCAGCGCCAGCACCTGGAGCTCACCCGCAACCTGGCGGAGCGCTTCAACACCCGCTTCGGCGAGGTCTTCCGCGTGCCGGAGCCGTTTATTCCCGAAGGGGCAGCGAAGATTTACGACCTCCAGGATCCAACGTCCAAGATGTCAAAATCCGGTGACAACCCCAAGGGCCTGATTAACCTGCTGGATTCGCCAAAGACATCCGCTAAGCGCATTAAGTCAGCCGTGACCGATGACCTGGCTAAGGTGGCTTTCGATCGTGAGAATCAGCCGGGCGTGTCCAACCTGCTGGTCATCAACTCCGCCCTGTCCGGAGAGTCCATCGACTCCCTCGTGGACAAGTACGCAGACAAGGGCTACGGCCACCTGAAGGTGGATACCGCCGAGGTGCTGGAACAGTTCGTCACCCCGCTTAAGGCCCGCTTCGACGAGCTCATGGCGGATCGCGGGGAGCTGGAACGCATCCTGGCCGACGGCGCCGACCGCGCGTCCGAGGTCGCCGAGCCCCTCCTCGACAAGGTGTATGACGCCGTGGGGTTCCTTCCACGTCTGCGCCGCTAGGTCCCGCACCCGCTTTCGTGAACGCTCAGGCGTTGACGAAGGCGACTAAACGGGCGCGAGTCCGGGCGGGCTCGCAGGCCCCGCAGGGTTGCAATCTGGCAACAATGCGGGGCCGTTTGGCTACCTAGCTAACTATCCCAACTCATTTATCAGTACGCTAGTCCTGGTTAATAGATTCTCTATCGTGAACAACCCCGAGTGACGATCACGTGACAACAGACGCAGAAGGGATTCTTTCTCGCCGTGGCAACTACGACGCAATGGAACAGTGAGAAGACTGACGATTACGGCATCGAACGCAGCCGTCAGGATGAGCCAACCGCAATCGATAAGGTGCGCGATAAGTCGCCCATGGTAGACCACCTGATGCGCATGCAGGACCGCTACGTCTCCGAGGGAGGCAACCAGTTCGCCGCGGGTATCACGTACTTCTCCGTCCTCTCCATCTTCCCGCTGATGATGCTGCTTACCGCAACAGCGGCCGCGGTCCTGGCAAACCGCCCCGAGCTGATGACCCAGCTGCAGGAGCAGATCACCTCCTCGATCGAGGGGGATCTGTCCGATACGGTCAATGAGATCCTGGAAACCGCGATTAGTCAGCGCGCCGCGATGTTCGGCGTCGGTGGTTTGACGGCCCTGTGGTCCGGCCTGGGCTGGATGTTCAACCTGCGCGCGGGCATCTCGGCGATGTGGAACCTGGATGTTAATGAGGGCACCGGTAACTTCTTTGTCACCAAGCTCAAGGACCTGCTCGGCCTGATTGGCCTGCTGCTGGCCCTGGTGCTTGCCTTCGGCGTCACCGCGATTGCCTCCTCCGGAATCATCCGCACCATCTTCGGCTGGGTTGGGCTGGACGAGTTCCCGGGCATGGGCATCGTCTTCTGGCTGATTGGTCTAGCCATCGGCCTGCTGGCAAACTTCCTGGTCATGCTGTGGCTGATTAAGTTCCTGCCGCGCACCAAGGTGCCAATGAAGTCCGCGCTCAAGGGCGCGCTTGTTGGCGCCGTGGCCTTCGAGCTGATTAAGCAGCTGTCCACCGTGATTGTCTCCTCCGCAACGGGCAATCCCGCCGGCGCAGTCTTTGGCCCGGTTATCGCCCTGATGATTGTCCTTTACCTGGTATGGCGCGTCATCCTGTACGTTTCCGCCTGGACTGCGACGACCGAGGAGTCCATGCGCATGGTTGAGACGCCGGTTCCAGCCCCCGCCGTCATTCGCGTGCGCAACGAGATTAAGGAAGGCCCATCTACCGGGGCCACCCTTGGCGCGGGCGCGGCGCTGGGTGCCGTAGCCGCCGGTGCTGTGGCCTTGCTACGCAAGAAGTAACCCCGCGGGGTCTAGCCCGCTAAAGCTAAGACAACAAGTCTTCGAACGTTCCGCGTCGGAATGTCCGGGGGCTTGACTAATATCGGGTTTATGACTTCTTCAGCGAACGTGCCGAACCTGTATGAGTACTATGGTCTAGACCGCGGTGATGCGTGTTCTGCGATGGGCATACTCCTGGCGGACAAGGATGCCCTTTTAGAGTCGCAGGGTTGCGCGGTCACGGACCCGCGTAGATCCGAGTTGCAGTTGGCGTTCGCGGTGCTTTCTTCCCCCGCTAAGCGCGGCCTGTATGACCGGGCCCTGGCCGCGGGGCGTGCCATCACGAGGGCCGAATTGGAGTATTTGGCAAACTTCGGTGTCTGGCCGGATCCCGCGTTGCAGCGTGGCGCGGTCCCGCCGCAACCGCCGGAGCAACCGCAGCCAAGGCCGCAGCAGCCGTACAAGATGCCGCAGCCTTCCCCATACGCCCAGCCTTACAATCCGTTCCAGCAGCGGGGCTATCAGGCCCCTGTACCGGCTGAGGTTCCTGAGCAAACTGCGGATAATCTGCGGGCCTACTCCGCCTACTTAAACGGCCCTGCGGAGCGGGCCACGGCGGGCCAGCGGGTTGTAATGGCCATGATTGATTTTAGCGTCGTGGCAATGCTTTCGTCCCTGGCGGTCGGTTTGTTCGCATGGACGGATAATACTGCAGCCTTATCCCTACTACTGCTTTCCGTCCTCTACGTTGTGGGGCTGGAATCACGGTTCGGCGCGACCTTGGGCAAGAAGCTGCTGGGCTATGAGGTTAGGAACCGCAAGAACGGACAAAAGCTCAGCGTGGTGGAGTCAGCGAAGCGCCAATGGTTCAAACTGGTGTACTTCATTCCGGGCCCTGGAACCGTCGCATCCATTGTGGGCGCTATCTGGGGCTGGGACAGCATCAACAAAAGCAACGATTTTATTTCGGTCCACGATGACATAGTTGATGCCGAGGTCGTAAAGATGCGTAAACAACCCTAGCGCTTGCGGTGCCGGCCGGGACGGCGGGATATGGACCAGAACGCCGCGGCTAGGGCGCAGGAGCCGATTAAGAACGCAATCAACCAGGGAACCCAGGCGCCACTGGTGCTCAGCGTGGGCTCTAGATCAGGATTCGTGGCAGCGGGCGCCGGGGTGGGGGCAGAACCAGAAGGCGTAGAAGTCGGTGCAGATAGCTCATCCCTGGAGGACTCGGCCCGCTGAGCACTTAAGGTGTCTACGCCGGAACCCGCCGGGACCGTATAAGCCTCGTTGAGGAGTCGCTGGGCCTGCTGCCAGGCGCGTGGGCCGTGATCCACGGTGGTATCAAGCAAAACCGCGAACAGGCGGCGGCCATTACGGTCCAGGGCGCCAACAAACGTATGGTTCGCGTCATCGGTGTAACCGGTCTTGCCCCCAATTCCATCCGGGTCGTTTAAGAAGAGGCCATTGTCATTCCACAACTCGTATCCGGGTACATCGCCGTAGCCGGGGAATTTCACCTTTTCCGTGTTGACCAGGCGGGCAAACGCTGGGTTTGAGTAGGCGGCCCGATAGATTAACGCCATGTCGTAGACGGAGGTCGACATGCCAGGAGCATCGAGTCCGGAATAGCTAGCTGCGTAAGTGGAGGTGGTTCCCAATCGCTTGGCCAGAGCATTGACCTTCTCCAGCGCGCTTTCATCGCCGCCCAGCTCCTGGGCCAGGGCGTGGGCCGCGTCATTGCCGGAGGCCATGAGAAGCCCCTGCAGGAGTTGTTCGATGGTGTATTTGCCTCCGGAGCCCAGCCCTACGGCCGAGCCGTCAATAGTGGCGGAAGCCTCGGAGGCCTCGATTGTTGTGGAGAGATCCAGCTCTTCGATTACAACGAGCGCCAGCAGCGCCTTAATGATCGATGCCGGCCGGTAGCGGCCGTGTGGGTCTTTGATGGCGATGATCTCACCGGAATCAATGTCCGCCACAATCCAGGCGCTGGCCATGAGATCTTTGGGGACGGTGAAACCGGCCGGGGCGCTGATGCCACACGCCGCGTCCATCACCGGCGGAAGCGGGGTAGGGGCTGCCTGACCCGGTGCGAGGCGTTCAGACGTAGTGACCGGCTTGGGCGGGGTGAGACGAAACGGGCAATCATCAGTTGAGGGGGCCGCGGTGCGGGTGGTGGGCTCCGGGGTGGACTCCGCCACCCCAGGAAGAGGCGTGGTGGCTTCCTGGGCGTATGCCTGCGGGCACGCTAGCGCGGCGCAGACGGCCACTGCAAGGAACTTCTTCATGACATGACACATCTTAAGCCCCCGCCTACGATGGTCCGTATGCATGACGCACCGATTATTAGCCCGGAAAACAAAAGCTCTTCACGTGAGATCATTGAGACCCTGCCCAAGGTGGACCTCCACGTGCACGTCCCCGCCGCGGGAGATCCGCGCGAAGACGTGCACGCATGCCTCGAAAAATTGGCAGCGGACCGGGTCGCGTATGCGGAACTGCGTGTGAGCCCCGAGTCCTACGAGGGCCGTCCGGCGGAGATTATCTCCCTGGCTCTCGAAGGTTTAGACGTGCCGGGCATCGATGCCCGCCTGGTCATTGAGGTGCGTAAGGATACGGGCCGCGCCG
Encoded here:
- the trpS gene encoding tryptophan--tRNA ligase; translation: MSEETTTPTPAAGSRILSGIQPTADSYHLGNFLGALKQWIDLQEGYDAFYFIPDLHAITVDQDPAELRERTIAGAAQLIALGIDPTRSTLFVQSHVPAHAELTWVLQCLTGFGEASRMTQFKDKSAKRGSDRTSVGLFTYPMLMAADILLYSPHYVPVGEDQRQHLELTRNLAERFNTRFGEVFRVPEPFIPEGAAKIYDLQDPTSKMSKSGDNPKGLINLLDSPKTSAKRIKSAVTDDLAKVAFDRENQPGVSNLLVINSALSGESIDSLVDKYADKGYGHLKVDTAEVLEQFVTPLKARFDELMADRGELERILADGADRASEVAEPLLDKVYDAVGFLPRLRR
- a CDS encoding YhjD/YihY/BrkB family envelope integrity protein, giving the protein MATTTQWNSEKTDDYGIERSRQDEPTAIDKVRDKSPMVDHLMRMQDRYVSEGGNQFAAGITYFSVLSIFPLMMLLTATAAAVLANRPELMTQLQEQITSSIEGDLSDTVNEILETAISQRAAMFGVGGLTALWSGLGWMFNLRAGISAMWNLDVNEGTGNFFVTKLKDLLGLIGLLLALVLAFGVTAIASSGIIRTIFGWVGLDEFPGMGIVFWLIGLAIGLLANFLVMLWLIKFLPRTKVPMKSALKGALVGAVAFELIKQLSTVIVSSATGNPAGAVFGPVIALMIVLYLVWRVILYVSAWTATTEESMRMVETPVPAPAVIRVRNEIKEGPSTGATLGAGAALGAVAAGAVALLRKK
- a CDS encoding RDD family protein: MTSSANVPNLYEYYGLDRGDACSAMGILLADKDALLESQGCAVTDPRRSELQLAFAVLSSPAKRGLYDRALAAGRAITRAELEYLANFGVWPDPALQRGAVPPQPPEQPQPRPQQPYKMPQPSPYAQPYNPFQQRGYQAPVPAEVPEQTADNLRAYSAYLNGPAERATAGQRVVMAMIDFSVVAMLSSLAVGLFAWTDNTAALSLLLLSVLYVVGLESRFGATLGKKLLGYEVRNRKNGQKLSVVESAKRQWFKLVYFIPGPGTVASIVGAIWGWDSINKSNDFISVHDDIVDAEVVKMRKQP
- a CDS encoding D-alanyl-D-alanine carboxypeptidase family protein produces the protein MKKFLAVAVCAALACPQAYAQEATTPLPGVAESTPEPTTRTAAPSTDDCPFRLTPPKPVTTSERLAPGQAAPTPLPPVMDAACGISAPAGFTVPKDLMASAWIVADIDSGEIIAIKDPHGRYRPASIIKALLALVVIEELDLSTTIEASEASATIDGSAVGLGSGGKYTIEQLLQGLLMASGNDAAHALAQELGGDESALEKVNALAKRLGTTSTYAASYSGLDAPGMSTSVYDMALIYRAAYSNPAFARLVNTEKVKFPGYGDVPGYELWNDNGLFLNDPDGIGGKTGYTDDANHTFVGALDRNGRRLFAVLLDTTVDHGPRAWQQAQRLLNEAYTVPAGSGVDTLSAQRAESSRDELSAPTSTPSGSAPTPAPAATNPDLEPTLSTSGAWVPWLIAFLIGSCALAAAFWSISRRPGRHRKR